The Maridesulfovibrio hydrothermalis AM13 = DSM 14728 DNA window CAACATCAGTTCCAAATGGGGCTACTTTTCCGGCTTTCTTACCGGTGCGATATCCGCGTCAGTCAGCGCGGGCGGACCTCCGACCATAATCTACTCCTCGCTTAGCGGCTGGAGCAAAGACGATTTCAAAGCAACCCTTGCCAGCTTTTTTCTCGTGGCAGGAGTCATGGCGGCAATCGGCCATCTGATCAGCGGCCTGACTACCGTCTATGCCTTTCAGCTTTTTATGGCCTCACTGCTTCCTATTGTCCTCGGAATATATCTGGGCACTAAATTATCGAGCAAAGTTTCTGAAGAACTTTACAAAAGAATCGTCATGATCCTGCTTGTCTTCATGGGAATCATGCTTATAATTCAGAACGTATAGATAAAGAATTAAAGCACGGAGTTAAGAATTAATGTTTGCGAAAATTTTCATCGCTTTTGTTGTCATCCCT harbors:
- a CDS encoding sulfite exporter TauE/SafE family protein, which translates into the protein MYPFLLVPLIFLSAGMLQGLTGFGCALIAMPLLSYIIDIKIAVPVCTLCGVFINLNMAHKLRANIDRKKIMPLIIGSVPGSIFGTIALKEINSDYIRLFLGVLIAGFSTYSLLTKPAKYNISSKWGYFSGFLTGAISASVSAGGPPTIIYSSLSGWSKDDFKATLASFFLVAGVMAAIGHLISGLTTVYAFQLFMASLLPIVLGIYLGTKLSSKVSEELYKRIVMILLVFMGIMLIIQNV